One window from the genome of Longimicrobiaceae bacterium encodes:
- a CDS encoding DinB family protein yields MDASAFADQLLDTWRIHQRINLYLLDAVPAEGMGDVSASKGRTVGEQFAHLHNVRLMWLKAAAPELLEGLEKIEKDAAGDADLLRRSLDASAGAIETLLRRSVEAGGKVKGFKPHVTAFLGYLVSHESHHRGQIMLALKQAGHPADKKVAFGIWEWGTR; encoded by the coding sequence ATGGACGCCTCCGCCTTCGCCGACCAGCTGCTCGACACGTGGCGCATCCACCAGCGCATCAACTTGTATCTGCTCGACGCCGTCCCGGCGGAGGGGATGGGGGACGTCTCCGCGTCGAAGGGGCGAACGGTGGGCGAGCAGTTCGCGCATCTCCACAACGTGCGGCTGATGTGGCTCAAGGCCGCCGCGCCGGAGCTGCTGGAAGGGCTGGAGAAGATCGAGAAGGACGCCGCGGGAGATGCGGACCTGCTGCGGCGCTCGCTGGACGCGTCTGCCGGAGCCATCGAGACGCTGCTGCGGCGCAGCGTGGAGGCGGGCGGCAAGGTGAAGGGCTTCAAGCCGCACGTGACTGCCTTTCTCGGCTACCTCGTCTCGCACGAGTCCCACCACCGCGGGCAGATCATGCTCGCGCTCAAGCAGGCCGGCCACCCCGCCGACAAGAAGGTCGCCTTCGGCATCTGGGAGTGGGGCACGCGATAG
- a CDS encoding type 2 lanthipeptide synthetase LanM family protein — translation MTPTLTLPGERARRMAARASTFSDRLADAGARPVPAAGEAEDRVARWRSVVSPADAAAFDKRLEWDGWAPETARSLVDDVDLGEGSPAGAWTATLDDIYGADAAALSARFEPDPRGDRALNPAETVAFEELYVPAVRYARARLRAAVPDADELMTGEAHAGLEHALLKRVGGIFQRAMYTSFTAARMRAQARGAGPSLFGTGGRAPDTVYRAFVAEHRGGGLLDFLAAHPVAARLCTVAVTQWVVTTGELLERIRADRGEIAAAWGGGSELGPVVKVKCDSGDTHDGGRAVAILTFQSGARAVYKPREVALDALWVRVVSWFNGHRPDGPDLRAAGALLRKGYGWVEFIATEECASQDEVRAFYERSGQILALVYALNGNDFHAENVIAGGAHPVLIDHEALMSPLGMVAPATGERLESFAQLTLDSVQQSVSATGLLPLIREMSGNEVVVDLGGLTSADSPDVQIAVVHWRNVNTDMMKMATIHLPYAPNVNVPRLDGAPAYATACLEEIVAGFTRAYRTVLARRGELLEMVEAMSAETVRFIPRQTSLYAALLQRCLHPEFLRDGWRRAVEFDVLARPFLEAGERPIGWPMLEAERRSLEQNDIPLFGTTAGSRALQLPSGDEVENFFNASAIEQGRRRLELLGEANLTQQVEQIRSAFLAAAARGMSPAAPDEPEVQAGPAAPWSAEAAVSEAEGVAAEVEARGQHGPLGLRVWMAIQHLGDASRYAMQPMGPGLFDGYSGVALMHAALARVTGEAEHGQRAIDLLQLLMDTSPSGGTKLMPKAKRKDVGAGSGLGSSVYALASVGELMGSEQARETAVRFCRQLADAARGDRESGVPGVMQGISGTVLALLKTHAVTGDAQALADASAFGAGLLETLRKDHPHVLDGSEREGKPTLVSGLPLGAAGVALAFARLHTATGDAELLAAAEALLAYDGRIAAAAVQADGVRTTWAGSCGSAFARMEMPAGSAARAGLDAALADVAAELTDGCDHLAGGAMGRIDLLLSAGVRLGDGALVERARAAAMEVVARGQARGAYRTAWGSGICHPGLFQGASGVAYQLLRLARPGEVPSVLSWS, via the coding sequence ATGACCCCGACCCTGACCCTGCCCGGAGAACGGGCGCGCCGGATGGCCGCGCGCGCCAGCACCTTCAGCGACCGCCTGGCCGACGCCGGCGCCCGCCCCGTGCCCGCTGCCGGCGAGGCCGAGGACCGCGTGGCGCGCTGGCGCTCGGTGGTCTCGCCCGCCGACGCCGCGGCCTTCGACAAGCGCCTGGAGTGGGACGGGTGGGCGCCCGAGACCGCCCGCTCGCTGGTGGACGACGTGGACCTGGGCGAGGGCTCGCCGGCGGGGGCGTGGACGGCCACGCTGGACGACATCTACGGAGCCGACGCGGCCGCCCTCTCGGCGCGCTTCGAGCCGGACCCGCGCGGCGACCGCGCGCTCAACCCGGCCGAGACGGTGGCGTTCGAGGAGCTGTACGTGCCGGCCGTGCGCTACGCCCGCGCCCGCCTGCGCGCCGCCGTGCCCGACGCGGACGAGCTGATGACGGGCGAGGCGCACGCCGGGCTGGAGCACGCGCTGCTCAAGCGCGTGGGCGGCATCTTCCAGCGCGCCATGTACACCTCGTTCACCGCGGCCCGCATGCGCGCCCAGGCGCGCGGCGCCGGGCCGTCGCTGTTCGGCACCGGCGGCCGCGCGCCCGACACGGTGTACCGCGCCTTCGTGGCCGAGCACCGCGGCGGCGGCCTGCTCGACTTCCTGGCCGCGCACCCGGTGGCGGCGCGCCTGTGCACCGTGGCGGTGACGCAGTGGGTGGTCACCACCGGCGAGCTGCTGGAGCGCATCCGCGCGGACCGCGGCGAGATCGCCGCCGCGTGGGGCGGCGGCAGCGAGCTGGGCCCGGTGGTGAAGGTGAAGTGCGACTCGGGCGACACCCACGACGGCGGCCGCGCGGTCGCGATCCTCACCTTCCAGTCCGGGGCGCGCGCGGTCTACAAGCCGCGCGAGGTGGCGCTGGACGCGCTGTGGGTCCGCGTGGTGTCGTGGTTCAACGGGCACCGGCCCGACGGGCCCGACCTGCGCGCCGCCGGTGCGCTGCTGCGCAAGGGCTACGGCTGGGTGGAGTTCATCGCGACCGAGGAGTGCGCGTCGCAGGACGAGGTGCGCGCCTTCTACGAGCGCAGCGGGCAGATCCTGGCGCTGGTGTACGCGCTGAACGGCAACGACTTCCACGCCGAGAACGTGATCGCGGGCGGGGCGCACCCGGTGCTGATCGACCACGAGGCGCTGATGAGCCCGCTGGGCATGGTGGCGCCCGCCACCGGCGAGCGCCTGGAGAGCTTCGCGCAGCTCACGCTGGACTCGGTGCAGCAGTCGGTGTCGGCCACGGGGCTGCTCCCCCTGATCCGCGAGATGAGCGGCAACGAGGTGGTGGTGGACCTGGGCGGCCTGACCTCGGCCGACAGCCCCGACGTGCAGATCGCGGTGGTCCACTGGCGCAACGTGAACACCGACATGATGAAGATGGCCACCATCCACCTGCCGTACGCGCCCAACGTGAACGTGCCGCGGCTGGACGGCGCGCCCGCGTACGCCACGGCGTGCCTGGAGGAGATCGTGGCCGGCTTCACCCGCGCGTACCGCACCGTGCTGGCGCGCCGCGGGGAGCTGCTGGAGATGGTGGAGGCCATGAGCGCCGAGACGGTGCGCTTCATCCCCCGCCAGACCAGCCTGTACGCGGCGCTGCTGCAGCGCTGCCTGCACCCCGAGTTCCTGCGCGACGGCTGGCGCCGCGCGGTGGAGTTCGACGTGCTCGCGCGGCCCTTCCTCGAGGCGGGCGAGCGCCCCATCGGGTGGCCCATGCTGGAGGCCGAGCGCCGCAGCCTGGAGCAGAACGACATCCCCCTCTTCGGCACCACGGCGGGCAGCCGCGCGCTGCAGCTTCCCAGCGGCGACGAGGTGGAGAACTTCTTCAACGCCAGCGCCATCGAGCAGGGCCGCCGCCGCCTGGAGCTGCTGGGCGAGGCCAACCTCACGCAGCAGGTCGAGCAGATCCGCTCCGCCTTCCTGGCCGCCGCGGCGCGCGGGATGAGCCCCGCCGCGCCCGACGAGCCCGAGGTCCAGGCCGGCCCCGCCGCGCCGTGGTCCGCCGAGGCCGCCGTCTCCGAGGCCGAAGGGGTGGCCGCCGAGGTGGAGGCGCGCGGGCAGCACGGGCCGCTGGGCCTGCGGGTGTGGATGGCCATCCAGCACCTGGGCGACGCCTCGCGCTACGCCATGCAGCCCATGGGGCCGGGCCTCTTCGACGGCTACAGCGGCGTGGCCCTGATGCACGCCGCGCTGGCCCGCGTGACCGGCGAGGCGGAGCATGGCCAGCGCGCCATCGACCTGCTCCAGCTCCTGATGGACACCAGCCCCTCGGGCGGCACCAAGCTGATGCCCAAGGCCAAGCGCAAGGACGTGGGCGCCGGCTCCGGCCTGGGCAGCAGCGTGTACGCGCTGGCCTCGGTGGGCGAGCTGATGGGCAGCGAGCAGGCCCGCGAGACGGCCGTGCGCTTCTGCCGTCAGCTCGCCGACGCCGCCCGCGGCGACCGCGAGTCGGGCGTCCCCGGGGTGATGCAGGGGATCTCCGGGACGGTGCTGGCGCTGCTCAAGACCCACGCGGTCACGGGCGACGCCCAGGCGCTGGCCGACGCGTCCGCCTTCGGCGCCGGGCTGCTGGAGACGCTGCGCAAGGACCACCCGCACGTGCTGGACGGCAGCGAGCGCGAGGGCAAGCCCACGCTCGTCTCCGGCCTGCCGCTGGGCGCGGCCGGCGTCGCCCTCGCCTTCGCCCGTCTCCACACCGCGACGGGAGATGCGGAGCTGCTCGCCGCGGCCGAGGCGCTGCTGGCGTACGACGGGCGCATCGCCGCTGCGGCCGTGCAGGCGGACGGCGTGCGCACCACCTGGGCGGGGAGCTGCGGCTCGGCCTTCGCCCGCATGGAGATGCCCGCGGGCAGCGCGGCCCGCGCCGGGCTGGACGCCGCGCTGGCCGACGTGGCCGCGGAGCTGACCGACGGCTGCGACCACCTGGCGGGCGGCGCCATGGGGCGCATCGACCTGCTGCTCAGCGCCGGCGTGCGCCTGGGCGACGGGGCGCTGGTGGAGCGCGCCCGCGCCGCGGCCATGGAGGTGGTCGCGCGCGGACAGGCCCGCGGCGCCTACCGCACGGCCTGGGGCTCGGGCATCTGCCACCCCGGCCTCTTCCAGGGCGCCTCGGGCGTCGCGTACCAGCTCCTGCGGCTGGCGCGGCCCGGCGAGGTCCCCTCGGTGCTCTCCTGGAGCTGA